A genome region from Streptomyces showdoensis includes the following:
- a CDS encoding ABC transporter ATP-binding protein, with product MGETPAIELTRLSKRYGPVVGVESLSLAVEAGEVFGFLGPNGAGKTTTLRCLVGLLGPTSGHARVLGLDPLADHARLAPRLGYLPGELRLYPELTGAQTLDLLTALQRAPSPRRRELCERLDLSDRDLRRPVLGYSRGMKQKLGLVQALQHEPRLVVLDEPTEGLDPLVQETFFALMAEAAGAGRTVLLSSHVLPEVQRACGRVAIIREGRLVTVERVASLREARARRIRVTLGGLRPGRPRSLGDADRWNPRWQGDRAELLVPPSDITATLRALLTLPVADITVEEAGLDEAFLDLYRDPAPPDGTAPGNAP from the coding sequence ATGGGCGAGACACCCGCCATCGAGCTCACCCGGCTGTCGAAGCGGTACGGGCCGGTCGTCGGCGTGGAGTCCCTGTCCCTGGCGGTGGAGGCGGGCGAGGTCTTCGGTTTCCTCGGCCCCAACGGTGCCGGGAAGACGACCACGCTGCGCTGCCTCGTCGGGCTGCTCGGACCCACGTCCGGCCACGCGCGGGTGCTCGGTCTCGACCCCCTCGCGGACCACGCCCGACTGGCCCCCAGGCTCGGCTACCTGCCGGGCGAACTGCGGCTCTACCCCGAGCTCACCGGCGCGCAGACGCTCGACCTGCTCACCGCGCTCCAGCGCGCCCCCTCGCCCCGCCGCCGGGAGCTGTGCGAGCGCCTCGACCTCTCCGACCGCGACCTGCGGCGGCCCGTCCTCGGCTACTCCCGCGGCATGAAGCAGAAGCTGGGGCTCGTCCAGGCGCTCCAGCACGAGCCGCGCCTCGTGGTGCTCGACGAGCCCACGGAGGGACTGGACCCGCTCGTGCAGGAGACCTTCTTCGCGCTGATGGCCGAGGCGGCCGGAGCCGGACGCACCGTCCTGCTGTCCAGCCACGTGCTGCCGGAGGTCCAGCGCGCCTGCGGGCGGGTCGCCATCATCCGCGAGGGCCGGCTCGTCACCGTCGAGCGCGTCGCCTCGCTGCGCGAGGCCCGGGCCCGCCGGATCCGCGTCACACTCGGCGGCCTGCGCCCCGGCCGTCCCCGCAGCCTCGGGGACGCGGACCGCTGGAACCCGCGCTGGCAGGGCGACCGGGCCGAGCTGCTGGTCCCGCCGAGCGACATCACGGCCACCCTGCGCGCCCTGCTCACCCTCCCCGTCGCCGACATCACGGTGGAGGAGGCCGGCCTCGACGAGGCGTTCCTGGAC